A single Gambusia affinis linkage group LG22, SWU_Gaff_1.0, whole genome shotgun sequence DNA region contains:
- the cep170bb gene encoding centrosomal protein of 170 kDa protein B isoform X4 encodes MSVTSWFLVSSSGTRHRLPKEMIFVGREDCELMLQSRSVDKQHAVINYNPTTDEHLVKDLGSLNGTFVNDLRIPDQTYITLKLSDIIRFGYDSHVYVLEKSQHKVPEEALKHEKYSSQLQMSLKAAEGKKSDEEEGQRGDKTTSTKSITQETPVSRPTPLYGQPSWWGEEDYGSKVQSSDEPHSDFPGALSDSQPKTVFPSYHREPSYFEIPTKDFQHQKTSEAELHEIPTKDTDAPNAPPSPPTPTPPVVQSHASFTIEFDDCMPGKIKIKDHVTKFSTRQRKGQAPPAKTAATAAPAEMMSAQSKVADWLVHSDVSMMKRHPPCEDVYSTKSDLAMNIKTLKGHHHEDGTQSDSEDPVLKAKSKSQHSVQSEQPETPEQTVQSSQQPVPAQKLHHVLQYSPPRQAPASAVAPDRPLSQSPPQPPSPTEMSKQGLSEHLTQQAFIIEFFDDNPRKKRSQSFTHNPAHGDSYSTLKAKMERRKGGERPASMHGHIPPTQQVTIPLKSQGHSGPQRSSSLKREKTEGEAGSSSSSSRSSSGIIIRPFGSVGKKSKLAQEFAAEFLKDSGQKDSSPTRDKVSPPPMSAPPVMVSPPHAQIPSPQEPPALSSVSYPSSPLQPPVASKSFKPAIGPAQVAPLGHPSAPHMSPMLSLGVHGGDPKISQRIVRNEEDDSLSDAGTYTIETESQDKEVEEARNMIDQVFGVLDSPEYSGVTTGVYRPVIHEGKDEHRTLSGDGTSVDLLHGFIPAAVSAPPTGPMQVQIHAADLEGPKWVSRWASLADSYAEPGSTPPQGECLEDLRYMNQSVGSYSYDTSESETSHSSRTRRLLPQVPPDKVESATPSILIRHESYQGHRSVDRVYVPPCSQDSTQRLAVQDDVDPDSLSDASRSEDGPALVNAKKIDVITGNMSPVAPGYQFKVQEKVSPTNKSTFFYIGAEDHPGKPEQARSPIQGERTQDPPVKTPPTTVLIRHLSGHEPRRTGVKPNNSAPNLQTQDKDSVPTKDSYIVRQESFTKDRPSDTIQMKNLPHISSHPSIRDMEQSIQETQPFLQETEGTLSSLETKVPSSGSGRSSKKEGSSTHMDDSFSGESDVDTASTVSQVSSKNAPVSSTSKKRPAISSFQKEKSSSSPSIQEKGRQLSARERLSEKRRTQTTTDVPSKAEATKRFQMRRSTGNRGSLDLSEGQQGTAPNRTETTSSDHEISHPSSRTKKVIAPLQKEDNGKTPKSAGQQVLTRSNSLSAPRPTRASMLRRARLGDASDNEGTETDRTSQNSDHISAPPKVSAEGKKLSRLDILAMPRKRTGSFTTPSDNESSTSRSGFSGRNSEPAVTARKTSVGDARQAASKGGGAPVKQTLSRTRSSGVKHPSSGSRRKQKGSDFSSSSEEEYDTNTGFSKAKRSSHSTTAGQSQRSQRTAASRTKSVSLETEEEEDQNDIDPYQNWSTHSAEIAKLSQDLAKDLAILAKEIHDVAGDGDPPPTATSPSSLPNTPGSTISAREEVILDNLMLNPVSQLSQAIRENTEQLAEKMKVLFQNKADVWEEIEAKINTENEVPILKTSNKEITSILKELRRVQRQLEVINTIVEPGGSLQAAAISTPSLTQTRQTTKEKKPATRTRTSNANESTKRPPRGSDGSHHAP; translated from the exons ATGAGCGTGACGTCATGGTTCCTGGTGAGCAGCTCCGGCACGCGGCACCGCCTCCCCAAGGAGATGATCTTCGTCGGCCGCGAGGACTGTGAGCTCATGCTGCAG tcGCGCAGCGTGGACAAGCAGCACGCCGTCATCAACTACAACCCAACAACTGATGAACACCTGGTGAAAGACTTGGGCAGCCTGAACGGg acGTTTGTGAACGACCTGCGGATCCCTGATCAGACCTACATCACACTCAAACTGTCCGACATCATCCGCTTTGGATACG ATTCTCATGTCTACGTTCTGGAGAAAAGTCAACACAAAGTCCCGGAGGAGGCGCTGAAG CATGAGAAGTACAGCAGTCAGCTGCAGATGAGCCTGAAGGCCGCAGAGGGGAAGaagagtgatgaagaggagggacAGCGAGGCGACAAGACGACGAGCACAAAGAGCATCACACAAG aAACCCCGGTGAGTCGGCCCACGCCTCTGTATGGCCAGCCGTCCTGGTGGGGAGAGGAGGATTATGGGAGTAAAGTCCAAAGCAGCGACGAGCCTCATTCAG ATTTTCCTGGAGCTCTCTCCGACTCTCAACCAAAGACCGTCTTCCCTTCCTACCACCGCGAGCCCAGCTACTTCGAGATTCCCACCAAGGACTTCCAGCACCAGAAAACCTCCGAGGCGGAGCTCCATGAGATCCCCACCAAGGATACGGACGCCCCCAACGCCCCGCCCTCCCCGCCAACCCCGACGCCGCCCGTCGTCCAAAGCCACGCCTCTTTCACCATCGAATTTGACGACTGCATGCCCGGCAAGATCAAGATCAAAGATCACGTCACCAAGTTCTCGACTCGCCAGAGGAAGGGTCAGGCGCCCCCCGCCAAGACCGCCGCCACTGCTGCGCCCGCAGAGATGATGTCAGCGCAGAGCAAGGTGGCTGATTGGCTGGTCCACAGTGATGTCAGCATGATGAAGAGGCATCCGCCATGCGAGGACGTCTACAGCACCAAGAGTGACCTCGCCATGAACATCAAGACCCTTAAAG GTCATCATCATGAGGATGGAACCCAGAGTGACTCTGAAGACCCGGTTCTTAAAGCCAAAAGTAAATCCCAGCACTCTGTCCAATCAGAGCAACCTGAGACACCCGAGCAGACGGTCCAGTCCAGTCAGCAGCCGGTTCCAGCACAGAAGCTCCACCATGTGCTGCAGTACTCTCCGCCCAGACAGGCCCCAGCCTCAGCTGTGGCCCCTGATCGGCCCCTGTCCCAGAGCCCTCCCCAGCCACCATCGCCCACAGAAATGTCCAAACAGGGACTGTCTGAGCACCTCACCCAGCAGGCCTTCATCATCGAGTTCTTTGACGACAACCCGCGCAAGAAGCGTTCACAGTCCTTCACCCACAACCCCGCTCACGGCGACTCTTACTCCACCCTCAAGGCCAAGATGGAGCGACGGAAAGGTGGTGAGAGGCCGGCATCTATGCATGGACACATCCCTCCCACCCAGCAGGTGACGATTCCTCTGAAGAGTCAGGGCCACAGTGGCCCTCAGAGGTCAAGCTCTCTAAAGCGGGAGAAGACAGAAGGGGAGGCAGGTTCCTCAAGCTCCTCCTCTCGCTCTTCATCCGGCATCATCATCAGACCTTTTGGCAGTGTTGGGAAGAAGTCAAAGCTTGCCCAGGAGTTTGCTGCAGAGTTCCTGAAGGACTCTGGTCAGAAGGATTCCTCCCCAACCAGAGACAAAGTCTCACCTCCACCAATGTCTGCTCCACCAGTGATGGTTTCGCCCCCTCATGCCCAGATCCCTTCCCCACAGGAACCTCCAGCACTTTCTTCAGTTTCCTACCCGTCATCCCCGTTACAACCTCCAGTAGCCTCAAAGTCCTTCAAACCGGCCATTGGTCCAGCCCAGGTGGCTCCTCTGGGCCATCCATCTGCACCACACATGTCTCCCATGTTGTCTTTGGGAGTCCATGGGGGAGACCCCAAAATTTCCCAGAGGATTGTGAGAAATGAGGAAGACGACAGCTTGAGTGATGCCGGGACTTACACCATAGAGACCGAGTCACAAGataaggaggtggaggaggccCGCAACATGATTGATCAG GTGTTTGGCGTCCTTGACTCTCCAGAGTACAGTGGCGTGACCACAGGAGTCTATAGACCTGTCATACATGAAGGCAAAGATGAGCACCGTACCCTGTCTGGTGATGGTACCAGTGTGGACCTATTGCATGGTTTTATCCCAGCAGCTGTCAGTGCCCCCCCAACAGGTCCCATGCAG GTTCAGATTCACGCAGCTGATCTTGAAGGACCTAAATGGGTTTCTCGGTGGGCCAGTCTGGCAGACAGCTATGCCGAACCTGGTTCTACTCCTCCTCAAGGGGAATGTCTCGAAG ATTTGCGTTACATGAACCAGTCAGTGGGAAGCTACAGCTATGACACCTCAGAGTCAGAGACGAGCCACAGCTCCAGGACTAGAAGGCTGCTGCCTCAGGTTCCTCCAGACAAGGTGGAAAGTGCCACTCCAAGCATCCTGATACGGCATGAATCCTACCAAGGTCATAGATCTGTGGATAGAGTTTATGTTCCTCCCTGTTCCCAAGACTCCACCCAGCGCCTAGCCGTTCAGGATGACGTGGACCCAGACAGTCTCAGCGATGCCAGTCGCTCTGAGGATGGACCCGCTCTGGttaatgcaaagaaaattgATGTAATTACTGGAAACATGTCCCCAGTTGCTCCTGGCTATCAGTTTAAAGTTCAGGAGAAAGTTTCTCCAACCAACAAATCCACCTTCTTCTACATTGGTGCTGAGGATCATCCAGGCAAGCCTGAACAGGCCCGAAGCCCCATACAGGGTGAGAGGACTCAAGACCCTCCGGTTAAAACTCCTCCAACAACAGTCTTGATCCGTCATTTGAGTGGACATGAACCCAGAAGGACAGGCGTCAAACCCAACAACTCTGCTCCAAACCTCCAAACGCAAGATAAAGACTCTGTTCCTACAAAAGACAGCTATATCGTCCGTCAAGAAAGTTTCACCAAAGACCGACCCAGTGACACCATCCAGATGAAGAACCTTCCCCACATCTCCAGCCACCCTTCCATTAGAGATATGGAGCAGAGCATCCAGGAAACACAGCCCTTCCTTCAGGAGACAGAGGGAACGCTGTCCTCTCTGGAAACCAAGGTTccttcttctggttctggtcgtaGTTCAAAGAAAGAGGGCTCCTCCACCCACATGGATGATTCTTTCTCTGGTGAGTCAGATGTGGATACAGCTAGCACTGTGAGTCAGGTGAGTAGCAAAAATGCTCCTGTTAGCTCCACATCTAAAAAGCGACCTGCCATAAGCAGTTTTCAGAAGGAGAAGTCCTCTTCTAGCCCTTCTATCCAAGAAAAGGGTCGACAGCTAAGTGCTCGAGAGCGGCTTTCGGAGAAACGACGCACACAGACAACAACTGACGTGCCAAGCAAGGCAGAGGCAACAAAGCGTTTCCAGATGCGCCGCAGTACAGGAAACCGTGGCTCTCTGGATTTATCTGAAGGTCAACAAGGTACTGCACCTAACCGGACTGAAACTACTTCATCTGATCATGAAATTTCACATCCATCCAGCCGTACCAAGAAAGTTATTGCCCCTCTACAGAAAGAGGACAATGGAAAGACACCTAAGTCAGCAGGTCAACAGGTTTTAACTCGTTCCAACAGCCTGTCAGCACCAAGGCCAACTCGAGCATCCATGCTGCGACGCGCTCGCCTCGGTGACGCCTCAGACAATGAGGGCACAGAGACCGATCGGACCTCCCAGAACTCTGATCACATTTCCGCACCCCCTAAAGTTTCAGCTGAAGGTAAGAAGCTGTCCAGACTGGACATCTTGGCGATGCCCAGGAAGAGAACTGGCTCATTTACGACTCCAAGTGACAACGAGTCCTCGACAAGTCGGTCTGGCTTCTCTGGTCGCAACAGTGAGCCAGCTGTCACAGCAAGGAAGACGTCTGTTGGTGATGCTCGCCAGGCAGCCAGTAAAGGGGGCGGAGCTCCGGTGAAGCAAACACTGTCACGTACTCGATCAAGCGGAGTGAAGCACCCCAGCAGTG gGTCACGTCGCAAACAGAAGGGCTCAGACTTCTCATCTTCCTCTGAGGAAGAATACGACACAAACACTGGCTTCTCCAAAGCGAAGCGATCCTCCCATTCAACGACCGCTGGCCAGTCACAGCGCAGCCAGAGGACAGCCGCCAGCAGAACCAAGTCTGTTTCCCTGGAAaccgaggaggaagaggaccaGAACGACATCGACCCGTACCAGAACTGGTCCACTCACAGTGCTGAGATTGCCAA GCTCAGTCAGGACCTGGCCAAAGATCTGGCCATCTTGGCCAAGGAGATCCATGACGTCGCTGGGGACGGGGATCCTCCGCCCACCGCCACCTCCCCTAGCTCACTCCCCAACACGCCAGGCTCCACCATCTCTGCCCGGGAGGAG GTGATCCTGGACAACCTGATGCTGAACCCGGTTTCCCAGCTGTCCCAGGCCATCCGGGaaaacacagagcagctggCCGAGAAGATGAA GGTTTTGTTCCAGAACAAAGCAGATGTATGGGAGGAGATCGAGGCCAAGATCAACACCGAGAATGAAGTCCCCATTTTAAAAACCTCCAACAAG GAAATTACCTCCATTTTGAAGGAACTGAGACGAGTCCAAAGGCAGCTGGAAG TCATAAATACCATCGTGGAGCCCGGTGGGAGTCTTCAGGCGGCCGCCATCTCAACACCGTCTCTGACTCAAACTCGCCAAACCACGAAGGAGAAGAAACCCgctaccagaaccagaacctccaacGCCAACGAAAGCACCAAGCGACCGCCTCGTGGGTCTGATGGGTCCCACCACGCGCCCTGA
- the cep170bb gene encoding centrosomal protein of 170 kDa protein B isoform X1, with protein sequence MSVTSWFLVSSSGTRHRLPKEMIFVGREDCELMLQSRSVDKQHAVINYNPTTDEHLVKDLGSLNGTFVNDLRIPDQTYITLKLSDIIRFGYDSHVYVLEKSQHKVPEEALKHEKYSSQLQMSLKAAEGKKSDEEEGQRGDKTTSTKSITQETPVSRPTPLYGQPSWWGEEDYGSKVQSSDEPHSDFPGALSDSQPKTVFPSYHREPSYFEIPTKDFQHQKTSEAELHEIPTKDTDAPNAPPSPPTPTPPVVQSHASFTIEFDDCMPGKIKIKDHVTKFSTRQRKGQAPPAKTAATAAPAEMMSAQSKVADWLVHSDVSMMKRHPPCEDVYSTKSDLAMNIKTLKGHHHEDGTQSDSEDPVLKAKSKSQHSVQSEQPETPEQTVQSSQQPVPAQKLHHVLQYSPPRQAPASAVAPDRPLSQSPPQPPSPTEMSKQGLSEHLTQQAFIIEFFDDNPRKKRSQSFTHNPAHGDSYSTLKAKMERRKGGERPASMHGHIPPTQQVTIPLKSQGHSGPQRSSSLKREKTEGEAGSSSSSSRSSSGIIIRPFGSVGKKSKLAQEFAAEFLKDSGQKDSSPTRDKVSPPPMSAPPVMVSPPHAQIPSPQEPPALSSVSYPSSPLQPPVASKSFKPAIGPAQVAPLGHPSAPHMSPMLSLGVHGGDPKISQRIVRNEEDDSLSDAGTYTIETESQDKEVEEARNMIDQVFGVLDSPEYSGVTTGVYRPVIHEGKDEHRTLSGDGTSVDLLHGFIPAAVSAPPTGPMQVQIHAADLEGPKWVSRWASLADSYAEPGSTPPQGECLEDLRYMNQSVGSYSYDTSESETSHSSRTRRLLPQVPPDKVESATPSILIRHESYQGHRSVDRVYVPPCSQDSTQRLAVQDDVDPDSLSDASRSEDGPALVNAKKIDVITGNMSPVAPGYQFKVQEKVSPTNKSTFFYIGAEDHPGKPEQARSPIQGERTQDPPVKTPPTTVLIRHLSGHEPRRTGVKPNNSAPNLQTQDKDSVPTKDSYIVRQESFTKDRPSDTIQMKNLPHISSHPSIRDMEQSIQETQPFLQETEGTLSSLETKVPSSGSGRSSKKEGSSTHMDDSFSGESDVDTASTVSQVSSKNAPVSSTSKKRPAISSFQKEKSSSSPSIQEKGRQLSARERLSEKRRTQTTTDVPSKAEATKRFQMRRSTGNRGSLDLSEGQQGTAPNRTETTSSDHEISHPSSRTKKVIAPLQKEDNGKTPKSAGQQVLTRSNSLSAPRPTRASMLRRARLGDASDNEGTETDRTSQNSDHISAPPKVSAEGKKLSRLDILAMPRKRTGSFTTPSDNESSTSRSGFSGRNSEPAVTARKTSVGDARQAASKGGGAPVKQTLSRTRSSGVKHPSSGSRRKQKGSDFSSSSEEEYDTNTGFSKAKRSSHSTTAGQSQRSQRTAASRTKSVSLETEEEEDQNDIDPYQNWSTHSAEIAKLSQDLAKDLAILAKEIHDVAGDGDPPPTATSPSSLPNTPGSTISAREEVDLQELHSASDSYNLSYVCSSAKTPCVAYLHGVRPAQLVHRIPEASLNFQKVPPGSAAILDLDANMNEAEPSSLQRRPWNREEVILDNLMLNPVSQLSQAIRENTEQLAEKMKVLFQNKADVWEEIEAKINTENEVPILKTSNKEITSILKELRRVQRQLEVINTIVEPGGSLQAAAISTPSLTQTRQTTKEKKPATRTRTSNANESTKRPPRGSDGSHHAP encoded by the exons ATGAGCGTGACGTCATGGTTCCTGGTGAGCAGCTCCGGCACGCGGCACCGCCTCCCCAAGGAGATGATCTTCGTCGGCCGCGAGGACTGTGAGCTCATGCTGCAG tcGCGCAGCGTGGACAAGCAGCACGCCGTCATCAACTACAACCCAACAACTGATGAACACCTGGTGAAAGACTTGGGCAGCCTGAACGGg acGTTTGTGAACGACCTGCGGATCCCTGATCAGACCTACATCACACTCAAACTGTCCGACATCATCCGCTTTGGATACG ATTCTCATGTCTACGTTCTGGAGAAAAGTCAACACAAAGTCCCGGAGGAGGCGCTGAAG CATGAGAAGTACAGCAGTCAGCTGCAGATGAGCCTGAAGGCCGCAGAGGGGAAGaagagtgatgaagaggagggacAGCGAGGCGACAAGACGACGAGCACAAAGAGCATCACACAAG aAACCCCGGTGAGTCGGCCCACGCCTCTGTATGGCCAGCCGTCCTGGTGGGGAGAGGAGGATTATGGGAGTAAAGTCCAAAGCAGCGACGAGCCTCATTCAG ATTTTCCTGGAGCTCTCTCCGACTCTCAACCAAAGACCGTCTTCCCTTCCTACCACCGCGAGCCCAGCTACTTCGAGATTCCCACCAAGGACTTCCAGCACCAGAAAACCTCCGAGGCGGAGCTCCATGAGATCCCCACCAAGGATACGGACGCCCCCAACGCCCCGCCCTCCCCGCCAACCCCGACGCCGCCCGTCGTCCAAAGCCACGCCTCTTTCACCATCGAATTTGACGACTGCATGCCCGGCAAGATCAAGATCAAAGATCACGTCACCAAGTTCTCGACTCGCCAGAGGAAGGGTCAGGCGCCCCCCGCCAAGACCGCCGCCACTGCTGCGCCCGCAGAGATGATGTCAGCGCAGAGCAAGGTGGCTGATTGGCTGGTCCACAGTGATGTCAGCATGATGAAGAGGCATCCGCCATGCGAGGACGTCTACAGCACCAAGAGTGACCTCGCCATGAACATCAAGACCCTTAAAG GTCATCATCATGAGGATGGAACCCAGAGTGACTCTGAAGACCCGGTTCTTAAAGCCAAAAGTAAATCCCAGCACTCTGTCCAATCAGAGCAACCTGAGACACCCGAGCAGACGGTCCAGTCCAGTCAGCAGCCGGTTCCAGCACAGAAGCTCCACCATGTGCTGCAGTACTCTCCGCCCAGACAGGCCCCAGCCTCAGCTGTGGCCCCTGATCGGCCCCTGTCCCAGAGCCCTCCCCAGCCACCATCGCCCACAGAAATGTCCAAACAGGGACTGTCTGAGCACCTCACCCAGCAGGCCTTCATCATCGAGTTCTTTGACGACAACCCGCGCAAGAAGCGTTCACAGTCCTTCACCCACAACCCCGCTCACGGCGACTCTTACTCCACCCTCAAGGCCAAGATGGAGCGACGGAAAGGTGGTGAGAGGCCGGCATCTATGCATGGACACATCCCTCCCACCCAGCAGGTGACGATTCCTCTGAAGAGTCAGGGCCACAGTGGCCCTCAGAGGTCAAGCTCTCTAAAGCGGGAGAAGACAGAAGGGGAGGCAGGTTCCTCAAGCTCCTCCTCTCGCTCTTCATCCGGCATCATCATCAGACCTTTTGGCAGTGTTGGGAAGAAGTCAAAGCTTGCCCAGGAGTTTGCTGCAGAGTTCCTGAAGGACTCTGGTCAGAAGGATTCCTCCCCAACCAGAGACAAAGTCTCACCTCCACCAATGTCTGCTCCACCAGTGATGGTTTCGCCCCCTCATGCCCAGATCCCTTCCCCACAGGAACCTCCAGCACTTTCTTCAGTTTCCTACCCGTCATCCCCGTTACAACCTCCAGTAGCCTCAAAGTCCTTCAAACCGGCCATTGGTCCAGCCCAGGTGGCTCCTCTGGGCCATCCATCTGCACCACACATGTCTCCCATGTTGTCTTTGGGAGTCCATGGGGGAGACCCCAAAATTTCCCAGAGGATTGTGAGAAATGAGGAAGACGACAGCTTGAGTGATGCCGGGACTTACACCATAGAGACCGAGTCACAAGataaggaggtggaggaggccCGCAACATGATTGATCAG GTGTTTGGCGTCCTTGACTCTCCAGAGTACAGTGGCGTGACCACAGGAGTCTATAGACCTGTCATACATGAAGGCAAAGATGAGCACCGTACCCTGTCTGGTGATGGTACCAGTGTGGACCTATTGCATGGTTTTATCCCAGCAGCTGTCAGTGCCCCCCCAACAGGTCCCATGCAG GTTCAGATTCACGCAGCTGATCTTGAAGGACCTAAATGGGTTTCTCGGTGGGCCAGTCTGGCAGACAGCTATGCCGAACCTGGTTCTACTCCTCCTCAAGGGGAATGTCTCGAAG ATTTGCGTTACATGAACCAGTCAGTGGGAAGCTACAGCTATGACACCTCAGAGTCAGAGACGAGCCACAGCTCCAGGACTAGAAGGCTGCTGCCTCAGGTTCCTCCAGACAAGGTGGAAAGTGCCACTCCAAGCATCCTGATACGGCATGAATCCTACCAAGGTCATAGATCTGTGGATAGAGTTTATGTTCCTCCCTGTTCCCAAGACTCCACCCAGCGCCTAGCCGTTCAGGATGACGTGGACCCAGACAGTCTCAGCGATGCCAGTCGCTCTGAGGATGGACCCGCTCTGGttaatgcaaagaaaattgATGTAATTACTGGAAACATGTCCCCAGTTGCTCCTGGCTATCAGTTTAAAGTTCAGGAGAAAGTTTCTCCAACCAACAAATCCACCTTCTTCTACATTGGTGCTGAGGATCATCCAGGCAAGCCTGAACAGGCCCGAAGCCCCATACAGGGTGAGAGGACTCAAGACCCTCCGGTTAAAACTCCTCCAACAACAGTCTTGATCCGTCATTTGAGTGGACATGAACCCAGAAGGACAGGCGTCAAACCCAACAACTCTGCTCCAAACCTCCAAACGCAAGATAAAGACTCTGTTCCTACAAAAGACAGCTATATCGTCCGTCAAGAAAGTTTCACCAAAGACCGACCCAGTGACACCATCCAGATGAAGAACCTTCCCCACATCTCCAGCCACCCTTCCATTAGAGATATGGAGCAGAGCATCCAGGAAACACAGCCCTTCCTTCAGGAGACAGAGGGAACGCTGTCCTCTCTGGAAACCAAGGTTccttcttctggttctggtcgtaGTTCAAAGAAAGAGGGCTCCTCCACCCACATGGATGATTCTTTCTCTGGTGAGTCAGATGTGGATACAGCTAGCACTGTGAGTCAGGTGAGTAGCAAAAATGCTCCTGTTAGCTCCACATCTAAAAAGCGACCTGCCATAAGCAGTTTTCAGAAGGAGAAGTCCTCTTCTAGCCCTTCTATCCAAGAAAAGGGTCGACAGCTAAGTGCTCGAGAGCGGCTTTCGGAGAAACGACGCACACAGACAACAACTGACGTGCCAAGCAAGGCAGAGGCAACAAAGCGTTTCCAGATGCGCCGCAGTACAGGAAACCGTGGCTCTCTGGATTTATCTGAAGGTCAACAAGGTACTGCACCTAACCGGACTGAAACTACTTCATCTGATCATGAAATTTCACATCCATCCAGCCGTACCAAGAAAGTTATTGCCCCTCTACAGAAAGAGGACAATGGAAAGACACCTAAGTCAGCAGGTCAACAGGTTTTAACTCGTTCCAACAGCCTGTCAGCACCAAGGCCAACTCGAGCATCCATGCTGCGACGCGCTCGCCTCGGTGACGCCTCAGACAATGAGGGCACAGAGACCGATCGGACCTCCCAGAACTCTGATCACATTTCCGCACCCCCTAAAGTTTCAGCTGAAGGTAAGAAGCTGTCCAGACTGGACATCTTGGCGATGCCCAGGAAGAGAACTGGCTCATTTACGACTCCAAGTGACAACGAGTCCTCGACAAGTCGGTCTGGCTTCTCTGGTCGCAACAGTGAGCCAGCTGTCACAGCAAGGAAGACGTCTGTTGGTGATGCTCGCCAGGCAGCCAGTAAAGGGGGCGGAGCTCCGGTGAAGCAAACACTGTCACGTACTCGATCAAGCGGAGTGAAGCACCCCAGCAGTG gGTCACGTCGCAAACAGAAGGGCTCAGACTTCTCATCTTCCTCTGAGGAAGAATACGACACAAACACTGGCTTCTCCAAAGCGAAGCGATCCTCCCATTCAACGACCGCTGGCCAGTCACAGCGCAGCCAGAGGACAGCCGCCAGCAGAACCAAGTCTGTTTCCCTGGAAaccgaggaggaagaggaccaGAACGACATCGACCCGTACCAGAACTGGTCCACTCACAGTGCTGAGATTGCCAA GCTCAGTCAGGACCTGGCCAAAGATCTGGCCATCTTGGCCAAGGAGATCCATGACGTCGCTGGGGACGGGGATCCTCCGCCCACCGCCACCTCCCCTAGCTCACTCCCCAACACGCCAGGCTCCACCATCTCTGCCCGGGAGGAG gtTGATCTGCAGGAGCTTCATTCTGCTTCAGACTCTTACAACCTTTCATATGTTTGTTCTTCTGCAAAGACGCCATGTGTTGCATATCTCCACGGGGTTCGACCGGCTCAG CTGGTCCATCGTATTCCTGAGGCCAGCTTAAACTTCCAGAAggttcctccaggttctgcggcCATCTTGGACCTGGACGCTAATATGAATGAGGCAGAGCCCAGCTCTTTGCAACGCCGTCCGTGGAACCGTGAAGAG GTGATCCTGGACAACCTGATGCTGAACCCGGTTTCCCAGCTGTCCCAGGCCATCCGGGaaaacacagagcagctggCCGAGAAGATGAA GGTTTTGTTCCAGAACAAAGCAGATGTATGGGAGGAGATCGAGGCCAAGATCAACACCGAGAATGAAGTCCCCATTTTAAAAACCTCCAACAAG GAAATTACCTCCATTTTGAAGGAACTGAGACGAGTCCAAAGGCAGCTGGAAG TCATAAATACCATCGTGGAGCCCGGTGGGAGTCTTCAGGCGGCCGCCATCTCAACACCGTCTCTGACTCAAACTCGCCAAACCACGAAGGAGAAGAAACCCgctaccagaaccagaacctccaacGCCAACGAAAGCACCAAGCGACCGCCTCGTGGGTCTGATGGGTCCCACCACGCGCCCTGA